In Chiroxiphia lanceolata isolate bChiLan1 chromosome 2, bChiLan1.pri, whole genome shotgun sequence, a single genomic region encodes these proteins:
- the ETS2 gene encoding protein C-ets-2, which translates to MSDFGIRNMDQVAPVANMYRGMLKRQPAFDTFDSSNALFAGYFFSLNEDQTLQEVPTGFDSTSYESNNCELPLLTPCSKAVMSQALKDTFSGFTKEQCRLGIPNNPWLWTEQQVCQWLSWATNEFSLANVNFHQFLMSGQDLCNLGKERFLELAPDYVGDILWEHLEQMIKDSQEKTQDQYVENSHLTSVPHWVSNNSLTVNVDQNSYGMQMPGYPKALSYPKPSLLTDVCQSSTAPNLLNPEQEFSLFPKAQADAVGVNYCTVNQDFPRNNLNLLMDNSGKLREHESSDSGAESYESSDSMLQSWNSQSSLVDLQRVPSYESFEDDCSQSLCLSKPTMSFKDYIQERSDPVEQGKPVIPAAILAGFTGSGPIQLWQFLLELLTDKSCQSFISWTGDGWEFKLADPDEVARRWGRRKNKPKMNYEKLSRGLRYYYDKNIIHKTSGKRYVYRFVCDLHNLLGYTAEELHAMLGVQPDTED; encoded by the exons CGTCAGCCGGCGTTTGACACCTTTGACAGCTCAAATGCTCTTTTTGCCGGGTATTTTTTCTCGCTGAACGAAGACCAGACGCTTCAAGAAGTGCCAACGGGATTTGATTCCACTTCTTATG aGTCCAACAACTGTGAATTGCCTCTGTTAACCCCGTGCAGCAAGGCTGTGATGAGTCAGGCCTTGAAAGATACTTTCAGTGGTTTCACAAAGGAGCAGTGTCGGCTGGGTATCCCAAATA ATCCCTGGCTGTGGACTGAACAGCAAGTTTGCCAGTGGCTTTCATGGGCTACCAATGAGTTTAGCTTGGCAAATGTGAACTTCCACCAGTTTCTTATGAGTGGCCAAGACTTGTGCAACCTGGGCAAGGAGCGTTTCCTGGAACTGGCACCTGACTATGTGGGTGATATTCTGTGGGAACACCTGGAACAGATGATAAAAG acagccaagagaaaacacaggatCAGTATGTGGAGAACTCTCATCTCACCTCTGTTCCTCACTGGGTCAGCAATAATTCCTTAA ctgttAATGTAGATCAGAACTCCTATGGAATGCAAATGCCTGGATACCCTAAAGCCCTCAGTTATCCCAAACCCAGCCTCCTGACTGACGTCTGTCAGAGTTCCACAGCACCGAATCTCCTCAATCCAGAACAAGAGTTTTCATTGTTCCCTAAAGCCCAAGCAGATGCTGTTGGTGTGAACTACTGCACAGTAAACCAGGATTTCCCAAGGAACAACCTGAATTTGCTGATGGATAATTCTG gtAAGCTGAGAGAACACGAGTCCAGTGACAGTGGTGCAGAAAGCTATGAAAGCTCAGATTCCATGTTGCAGTCCTGGAACAGCCAATCTTCCCTGGTGGATTTGCAGCGTGTGCCATCCTACGAGAGTTTTGAGGATGACTGTAGCCAGTCCTTGTGCCTGAGCAAACCTACAATGTCTTTCAAAGACTATATTCAAGAAAGGAGCGATCCTGTGGAGCAAGGGAAACCAGTTATACCAGCAGCCATCCTGGCTGGCTTCACTG GCAGTGGACCTATACAGCTGTGGCAATTCCTGCTGGAATTACTGACTGACAAGTCCTGTCAGTCATTCATTAGTTGGACAGGAGATGGATGGGAATTTAAACTTGCTGATCCAGATGAG GTGGCCCGGcggtgggggaggaggaaaaacaagcCCAAGATGAACTACGAGAAGCTGAGCCGGGGCCTGCGCTACTACTACGACAAGAACATCATCCACAAGACGTCGGGGAAGCGCTACGTGTACCGCTTCGTCTGCGACCTCCACAACCTGCTGGGCTACACGGCCGAGGAGCTCCACGCCATGCTGGGCGTCCAGCCCGACACCGAGGACTga